One stretch of Phaeodactylum tricornutum CCAP 1055/1 chromosome 9, whole genome shotgun sequence DNA includes these proteins:
- a CDS encoding predicted protein, which yields MNVPKFLVCFVLALGSRLSVASRSLPSARRKFLSISPLASKISPSLQPAVKSMSISQRLLAGGVSRAIAQMTLYPIDALRTLAQTRDGRTLADVGASALIRGCTTTSSFALFMGSIQFAVFGVCRSYNIPTIASSALGAAASCVVSVPQDVIKQRLITGVYTHFGEAVTTIFKTEGISGFYSAWRPTMARNVPFVMTTFTTMEFLKRERLSKKEGSAELTLLENVAIGMSSAFVAGLLTQPFDVIKTRMMTQAASTAAPYKSALDCLRTILETEGPLTLYSGLKQRSMYMCLLWGMTFALNGQFESLMLRRRS from the coding sequence ATGAACGTTCCAAAGTTCCTCGTCTGCTTTGTACTAGCTTTGGGCAGCAGATTGTCAGTGGCCTCGCGATCCTTGCCAAGCGCCAGACGAAAGTTTCTTTCTATATCACCGTTGGCGAGTAAGATCTCTCCTTCTCTGCAGCCGGCTGTCAAGTCGATGAGTATCTCTCAACGTTTGTTGGCGGGTGGTGTTAGCCGAGCGATTGCTCAAATGACGTTATATCCCATCGATGCCCTTCGCACTTTAGCGCAAACCCGAGACGGTCGGACCTTAGCGGACGTGGGAGCATCAGCTTTAATCCGAGGGTGCACCACCACTTCATCTTTTGCCTTATTCATGGGTTCAATTCAGTTCGCAGTGTTTGGCGTCTGTCGCAGTTACAATATCCCCACGATTGCGTCAAGTGCTCTGGGCGCCGCCGCATCGTGCGTCGTCAGCGTACCGCAAGACGTCATCAAACAACGATTGATTACGGGGGTGTATACTCATTTTGGGGAAGCAGTCACCACAATCTTCAAAACAGAAGGAATCTCTGGCTTTTACAGCGCGTGGCGACCTACAATGGCGAGAAACGTTCCTTTCGTCATGACTACTTTTACTACTATGGAGTTTCTGAAGCGCGAAcgtttgtcgaagaaggAAGGATCTGCCGAGCTCACGTTGTTAGAAAACGTGGCAATTGGTATGTCTAGTGCTTTTGTTGCCGGCCTTTTGACTCAACCATTTGACGTCATTAAAACACGTATGATGACACAAGCTGCTTCCACAGCAGCTCCGTACAAGTCAGCCTTGGACTGTCTACGGACTATCCTCGAAACCGAGGGACCACTTACTCTGTACTCAGGTCTGAAGCAGCGGAGTATGTATATGTGTTTATTGTGGGGCATGACGTTTGCATTGAACGGTCAGTTCGAAAGCCTCATGCTACGGCGTCGCTCGTAA
- a CDS encoding predicted protein — translation MGAACGKSAGAEVEQEESTLSVMFKRIDKDNKGYISPTDLKEMMKDDKTHFQGKDADHIMAKYGTDNKMNVAEFRQWWNSTYTTYNDDALGKIVEEVNEEISPLEAIPELPEIPHNSNVAISRS, via the coding sequence ATGGGTGCGGCTTGTGGAAAGTCTGCAGGCGCGGAGGTTGAGCAAGAAGAGAGCACGCTGAGTGTAATGTTTAAGCGCATCGATAAGGATAACAAAGGATACATATCCCCGACAGATCTAAAAGAGATGATGAAAGATGACAAAACGCACTTTCAAGGAAAGGATGCTGATCACATCATGGCCAAGTACGGAACCGACAATAAGATGAATGTCGCCGAGTTCCGGCAATGGTGGAATTCCACTTACACTACTTATAACGACGATGCCCTAGGGAAGAttgtcgaagaagtcaaCGAAGAAATATCACCACTGGAAGCGATCCCGGAGTTGCCTGAGATACCGCACAATTCCAATGTTGCAATTAGTCGATCGTAG
- the TMT gene encoding tocopherol o-methyltransferase (tocopherol O-methyltransferase, converts gamma-tocopherol to alpha-tocopherol; tocopherol is used to scanvenge reactive oxygen species), whose amino-acid sequence MVSSLSKAVKRVKDSISSKERSREDLKVGIAGFYDRSSQLWEKVWGEHMHHGYYVPENRTDHVQAQIDLIDEVLKWASVDAPAVKRAVDVGCGIGGSSRHLARKYNCVTEGITLSPYQANRGNDLAAEQGLTDQCNFQVADALDMPFKTGSFDLVWSLESGEHMPDKKQFVNELFRVARPGGRIIIVTWCHRDLEKGETSLTKSEMKLLKKINRAYYLPEWCSVQHYVDLLEAKGATDIRREDWSYIIAPFWKAVIKSSLNLRSVWGLINSGFSTQRGAYAMLLMLRGFNKGLIKFGLLTCTRPEGPGTPADSLKMIN is encoded by the coding sequence ATGGTCTCGTCGCTCAGCAAAGCGGTCAAACGCGTGAAGGATTCCATCTCCAGTAAAGAGCGGTCTCGCGAAGATTTAAAAGTCGGTATTGCCGGTTTTTACGATCGCAGCAGTCAGCTCTGGGAAAAGGTGTGGGGCGAGCACATGCACCACGGATACTACGTTCCGGAAAACCGCACGGATCACGTGCAGGCACAGATTGACCTGATTGATGAAGTGCTGAAATGGGCCTCGGTCGACGCTCCCGCCGTCAAACGAGCGGTAGACGTGGGCTGTGGGATTGGCGGATCCAGTCGGCATTTGGCCCGCAAATACAACTGCGTTACGGAAGGAATCACATTGAGTCCATACCAGGCCAATCGAGGAAACGACCTTGCCGCTGAGCAAGGATTGACGGATCAGTGTAATTTCCAAGTTGCCGACGCGCTTGATATGCCCTTCAAGACCGGCAGCTTCGACCTTGTGTGGAGTCTCGAATCGGGAGAGCACATGCCCGACAAGAAGCAGTTCGTCAACGAGCTATTCCGGGTAGCGCGTCCCGGTGGTCGAATCATCATTGTCACGTGGTGTCACCgggatttggaaaagggCGAAACAAGTTTAACCAAGTCGGAGATGAAGTTACTGAAAAAGATCAACCGGGCGTACTATTTACCCGAATGGTGCAGCGTGCAGCACTACGTGGatttgttggaagcaaaaggTGCCACAGACATCCGGCGCGAAGATTGGTCTTACATAATTGCTCCATTTTGGAAGGCTGTAATCAAGTCTTCCCTTAATCTGCGGTCGGTCTGGGGTTTGATAAATTCTGGATTCAGCACCCAACGTGGTGCCTATGCCATGTTGCTCATGCTACGAGGATTCAACAAGGGACTCATCAAATTTGGCCTTTTAACTTGCACTAGACCGGAAGGCCCTGGAACTCCAGCAGATAGTTTAAAGATGATTAACTAG
- a CDS encoding predicted protein: MRFSLYLAVVFFLVNFAYGFSAKPPSGRVAPFRVDTSSVRNSPSLSAQAHSWVTIRGGAQKTSTRLKSGPINNDSKCPVTGVATVAASIWGTGGVLYILAKAIKRVLPIALEPFVAGAVPLNQVQLGTLVSHSTFHLRYSAYIATCLWFAYVEGYKGFQLKFSPLVVKRSFTLVPGKNGTSWYHFVLAPFYSMGLVHATKKRKIISWSVSIGVAGIVAAVKRFPYPWRNIVDAGVVVGLTWGSLSILLIYIKSWMIGQPPQQIDAALPTAKK, translated from the exons ATGCGATTCTCGCTCTATTTAGCGgttgttttctttttggtaAACTTCGCCTACGGCTTTTCGGCGAAACCACCCAGTGGTCGCGTAGCTCCGTTTCGGGTCGATACAAGCAGTGTACGCAACAGTCCGTCGCTTTCCGCACAAGCTCACTCGTGGGTCACTATAAGGGGCGGAGCACAGAAGACATCAACACGTCTTAAATCGGGCCCGATCAACAACGATTCGAAATGCCCGGTTACTGGTGTAGCTACAGTCGCGGCGTCCATATGGGGAACAGGCGGCGTTCTTTATATCCTTGCCAAAGCTATTAAACGAGTTCTCCCTATCGCATTGGAACCCTTTGTAGCCGGTGCTGTTCCTTTGAACCAAGTTCAACTCGG CACTCTCGTCTCTCACTCTACTTTTCATCTTCGATACAGTGCGTACATTGCCACATGCCTTTGGTTTGCCTATGTTGAAGGGTACAAGGGGTTTCAGTTGAAGTTTAGCCCGCTAGTTGTAAAACGATCGTTTACTCTTGTACCAGGCAAGAATGGAACATCCTGGTACCATTTCGTATTGGCGCCTTTCTATTCCATGGGCCTGGTCCACGCGACAAAAAAGCGCAAAATCATAAGCTGGAGTGTCAGTATCGGTGTGGCTGGTATCGTGGCTGCGGTCAAACGATTTCCATATCCCTGGCGAAACATTGTGGATGCTGGCGTTGTGGTAGGACTGACGTGGGGAAGCCTCAGTATTTTGCTGATCTACATCAAGTCCTGGATGATCGGGCAGCCGCCTCAGCAAATTGATGCTGCTCTTCCAACTGCAAAGAAGTAA
- a CDS encoding predicted protein: MALPCQLLGMNCATPTEFALSWPDFCQRGGGTDIHADGWGLAYYHGHGVRQFHDTEAASSSPLAHFLGQQSIKTRNMLSHIRYATSGAVELANLHPFSREMWGIQWCFCHNASFSQIESLDPTYFPVGKTDSEALFCALLNALRAEFTDTMPSLPVLYDALKKLCDEVVKYDPSGTILNFMLTCGPNVLWVYSWPGKRPGGKVWNGLHYTVRGSSTQLADSDYSVGVSLPGSEDDRVCIVATKPLTEDEEWVELKPAE, translated from the exons ATGGCTTTGCCGTGTCAGCTGCTGGGAATGAACTGCGCCACGCCTACCGAATTTGCACTATCGTGGCCGGACTTTTGCCAACGAGGTGGCGGCACAGATATTCACGCCGATGGTTGGGGACTT GCTTACTACCACGGACACGGTGTCAGACAATTCCACGATACGGAAGCGGCGTCTTCGTCACCTCTGGCACATTTTCTGGGCCAGCAATCAATTAAGACCCGGAACATGCTATCGCACATTCGATACGCGACATCCGGTGCTGTGGAGCTGGCCAATCTACATCCTTTCAGTAGAGAGATGTGGGGGATTCAATGGTGCTTTTGCCACAACG CTTCTTTCTCACAAATCGAATCGCTAGATCCCACATATTTTCCAGTCGGTAAGACGGACAGTGAGGCCCTGTTCTGTGCTCTTCTCAATGCTCTTCGAGCAGAATTTACGGATACCATGCCCAGTCTTCCCGTCCTATATGATGCACTCAAAAAGCTGTGTGATGAAGTTGTCAAATACGACCCGAGCGGTACGATACTAAATTTCATGCTCACTTGTGGGCCGAATGTGCTATGGGTGTATAGCTGGCCTGGCAAACGTCCAGGCGGCAAAGTATGGAACGGGCTACACTACACGGTTCGTGGGTCTTCCACCCAGCTTGCCGATAGCGACTACTCGGTTGGAGTTTCCTTACCAGGATCGGAGGATGACCGAGTTTGCATCGTCGCAACCAAGCCACTGACAGAGGATGAAGAATGGGTCGAGTTGAAACCGGCTGAG
- a CDS encoding predicted protein — protein MNDDRKEAEDLADVSYEVPIDSGEVVDRARILPSHETYGSTDNRSTRQRKWIDDGVNQKSASTGKLRYPSSLDFERVINDYSIQATKDRVLVQELEADRNPPDPSETDRHALLHAPDGLLTYNSFEEPSRDDSFRPPLPPPPPPPPPMAYLKRRPKKSPLGYTGRTATRWLLTNATGLMTGLISIMIVSATDFIQTWRSHTIDYLWKNDKNHHRLTTVFILYASVNLSLALASSALCLFLAPEAAGSGIPEIKAYLNGVRVKRFTSVQLFFVKIVATILSVSSGLAIGPEGPLVHIGAILGASCTKLSSLMLRVLPKSWSTHLWSFVTMDLSHFSTDGERRDLVSIGAAAGFAAAFGAPIGGLLFTVEEASTYFDQSMFLKTLSATALATFCLAVHHGDLSHYSIISLGDFESSDSNIFVNRVEQVPLYFIVAIAGGILGGLFCRFWEFLQRSRQRLKQRRWSYELLEVAFVSLLTSSVTYFAPFMSFACRAVAPTDDIVSEKSLFDPWMSHAHQFDCPTGSVNELGTIFFGSRDDAIGTILSDPSQFDPRTLWTVGILFFPLMILTLGVNIPSGIFMPTVLIGCSLGGAAGLAFQNWISEDLSPSTFALLGAAALLAGIQRSTVSLCVILVEGTGQTKVLIPVIITVVVARYVGNLVSKHGLYETAIEINQYPFLDHEPKKRYDIFQVGEIMSTPAVTLGPRERAHTLVKLLRDSGHHGFPVTEKDTGKFLGLVRRDQIVALLECGIFEDEHEWDDDSSTGTSSMPGTPSTEWTPKPGIGKSSLMHLAFHIPDDRYDYLTDNQGAIEAVENINKMMVEDEFDANAWLVSIRRSREHLAGLENNEEDSACPHIVVGDDTLPPISQNRRYIPKGTLGSTRAAVSQGRFATVTTNSKGDVYVQWLNPSCKRKWVHVAAVMNRGTYCVTETTPLSNAHFLFTSLGLRHLVVLGGKRGGTVVGVVTRINLLKDFIQERTGCKFY, from the coding sequence ATGAACGACGACCGCAAAGAAGCCGAGGATTTGGCGGATGTCAGCTACGAAGTCCCCATTGATTCGGGAGAAGTCGTGGATCGGGCACGGATTCTACCTTCGCACGAGACGTACGGTTCTACGGATAACCGCTCGACGCGGCAACGCAAATGGATCGACGACGGTGTGAATCAGAAATCTGCCAGTACCGGAAAACTGCGATACCCGAGCAGTCTTGATTTTGAGAGAGTCATCAATGATTATTCCATTCAAGCGACCAAGGATCGAGTGCTCGTGCAAGAATTAGAAGCTGATAGGAATCCACCAGATCCATCGGAGACTGATCGACACGCGCTTCTGCACGCACCCGATGGACTCTTGACCTACAATTCGTTTGAAGAACCCAGTCGAGACGATTCGTTCCGTCCGCCACTACCCCCTCCGCCTCCACCTCCTCCCCCTATGGCGTACTTGAAACGGAGACCCAAAAAGTCACCACTGGGGTACACTGGACGGACTGCTACACGATGGCTACTGACCAATGCCACTGGGCTCATGACGGGGTTAATATCCATCATGATTGTTAGTGCAACGGATTTCATTCAGACGTGGCGATCACATACTATAGACTACTTATGGAAGAACGACAAGAACCATCACCGATTAACGACTGTGTTTATTCTTTACGCGTCCGTCAATCTCTCTCTTGCTCTGGCGTCATCGGCTCTTTGTCTATTCTTGGCTCCAGAAGCTGCCGGATCAGGTATCCCCGAAATCAAAGCTTATTTGAATGGGGTGCGAGTCAAACGCTTCACTTCCGTGCAACTcttctttgtcaaaattgttgCCACGATTCTTTCGGTATCGTCGGGTCTCGCGATTGGACCAGAAGGACCTCTGGTACACATCGGTGCTATTCTAGGCGCGAGTTGTACCAAGCTTTCTAGTCTCATGCTCAGGGTCCTTCCCAAATCTTGGTCAACTCATTTGTGGTCGTTCGTCACAATGGATCTTTCTCACTTTTCAACGGACGGAGAACGTCGTGATCTCGTTAGTATCGGAGCGGCTGCTGGCTTTGCAGCTGCCTTTGGTGCACCCATCGGAGGTCTACTCTTCACCGTCGAAGAGGCTTCAACATATTTTGATCAAAGCATGTTCCTGAAGACTCTCTCGGCGACGGCGCTAGCGACATTCTGCTTGGCTGTACATCATGGTGATTTGAGCCATTACAGTATCATTTCTCTGGGTGATTTCGAATCATCCGACTCCAATATTTTCGTGAATCGAGTCGAGCAAGTGCCACTCTATTTTATTGTCGCTATCGCTGGGGGGATCCTGGGAGGACTTTTTTGTCGATTCTGGGAGTTTCTGCAGCGATCTCGACAGCGTCTCAAGCAACGTCGCTGGTCGTACGAACTGCTTGAAGTAGCCTTTGTTAGCTTGCTTACGTCGTCGGTGACATACTTTGCACCCTTCATGAGCTTCGCTTGCCGGGCGGTAGCTCCCACCGACGACATCGTTTCCGAAAAGAGCCTTTTCGACCCTTGGATGTCGCACGCGCATCAGTTCGACTGCCCCACAGGGTCAGTGAATGAGCTCGGAACGATCTTTTTCGGCTCACGCGACGACGCTATCGGCACAATCTTAAGTGACCCTTCGCAATTTGACCCGAGGACATTATGGACGGTTGGCATACTATTCTTTCCTCTTATGATACTGACCCTTGGTGTGAACATTCCATCCGGAATATTTATGCCAACGGTACTGATTGGCTGCTCACTCGGTGGCGCAGCCGGTCTCGCCTTTCAAAACTGGATCAGCGAGGATCTGTCGCCATCCACGTTCGCCTTGCTAGGTGCTGCTGCTCTCTTGGCTGGTATTCAACGATCTACCGTCAGTCTTTGTGTGATTCTCGTTGAAGGCACGGGACAAACCAAAGTGTTGATTCCCGTTATCATTACGGTTGTGGTCGCGCGCTACGTAGGAAATTTGGTCAGCAAGCATGGCTTGTACGAAACTGCCATTGAAATCAACCAGTATCCATTTCTCGATCACGAGCCCAAGAAGCGCTACGATATATTCCAGGTTGGAGAAATAATGAGCACACCGGCAGTGACATTGGGCCCGCGGGAACGGGCGCACACCCTTGTCAAGCTTTTGCGTGACTCTGGGCATCACGGCTTTCCTGTGACAGAAAAAGACACGGGAAAATTTCTCGGGCTTGTACGACGGGACCAAATTGTTGCTTTACTGGAATGTGGGATCTTTGAAGACGAGCATGAATGGGATGATGATTCATCTACTGGAACCAGTTCCATGCCGGGGACGCCTTCTACTGAATGGACGCCAAAGCCAGGAATCGGAAAGTCATCGCTGATGCATTTGGCTTTCCATATTCCAGATGACCGCTACGACTACTTGACGGATAATCAGGGTGCAATCGAAGCAGTAGAAAATATTAACAAAATGATGGTTGAAGACGAGTTCGACGCAAACGCTTGGCTTGTATCAATTCGACGGAGTCGAGAACACTTGGCCGGTCTGGAAAATAACGAAGAGGATTCGGCTTGCCCTCACATTGTGGTTGGAGACGATACACTACCACCAATTTCACAGAACCGCCGATACATTCCTAAAGGCACACTCGGGAGCACCCGAGCAGCTGTTTCCCAGGGCCGCTTTGCTACGGTGACTACCAATTCGAAAGGCGATGTCTACGTTCAATGGCTGAATCCAAGCTGCAAGCGCAAATGGGTCCATGTTGCCGCCGTCATGAATCGTGGCACGTACTGTGTGACAGAGACGACTCCTTTGAGCAACGCCCATTTTCTCTTCACCTCTCTTGGATTGCGCCATCTAGTGGTGCTTGGCGGCAAAAGAGGAGGCACGGTTGTTGGTGTTGTCACACGCATCAATCTTCTCAAAGATTTTATTCAGGAGCGCACAGGATGTAAGTTTTATTGA
- a CDS encoding predicted protein: MQLCKPQCLAERETVEENEEKEGLGKTKFWLENLEEEFARGDDLSAVSFRRKKKDDIAASKRDEAKGPVKPETKGPFHASQMSPSTLSSPLQSVTPRAAALPAKPPTLDDIPDLIEQMLTSHGEQSAAATKRIYELCDVGHKQNRVPMVCSGKYDVLTPLAKCLTQESGDGRHLACLALNNLSIPTENKRVISLGPAAGAVIAGLTRVIAEDKQESYLCCICLMNLSFLEASITSILQHSPGPNGRDIPPLENPESLLRVLEKLLTNSPAVPKSGSGKSEGVRWACGLIKNLAKSEENASLIGQTDIPKCVVENVRSTTAPPSRWTSNSLEDFSLFVILNLAQWPISRDSLIKAGAVDVIKPIMSEGDLQGLKATMACGFLDANWDAFPEGGNPAAKSVSELMTNIIEKKGKDGQYAYGVFKLYTATKAYRDLGRAAARTGQAESTTKVLAFPSAVALCFQIISDLVISSTDDAEGGSKYVPDAASAEYAVGAIEAMLPAILQAANPARKSVQSEKATAEISQMLHTYADVSGTSDEAKTCAKNAAAKIREAGSSARPILEISHDLWTQYRKREGQPLDQFISSEKGIEADINGPLDFLPCNNPDSSCTIL, from the exons ATGCAACTGTGCAAACCACAGTGTTTGGCAGAAAGAGAGACGGTAGAGGAGAATGAGGAGAAAGAAGGATTAGGAAAAACGAAGTTTTGGCTAGAGAATTTGGAGGAAGAATTCGCTCGAGGCGACGATTTGTCAGC GGTTTCGTTTCGCCGCAAGAAGAAGGACGACATCGCTGCCTCCAAGAGGGACGAGGCCAAAGGTCCGGTCAAGCCGGAGACCAAG GGTCCGTTTCATGCGTCTCAAATGTCTCCTTCCACCCTTTCATCTCCTCTACAGTCGGTCACTCCCCGCGCTGCCGCGTTGCCGGCGAAGCCTCCCACGCTCGACGACATTCCGGATCTGATCGAACAGATGCTCACCTCGCATGGCGAGCAGAGCGCCGCCGCTACGAAACGTATCTACGAACTCTGTGACGTGGGACACAAACAGAATCGTGTTCCGATGGTCTGCAGTGGCAAGTACGATGTGTTGACGCCACTCGCCAAGTGCCTGACCCAGGAATCGGGTGACGGACGGCATTTGGCCTGTTTGGCACTCAACAACCTCTCCATCCCCACCGAAAACAAGCGCGTTATTAGTCTAGGACCAGCCGCGGGAGCTGTCATCGCTGGACTTACTCGGGTCATTGCAGAAGACAAGCAGGAATCCTACTTGTGTTGCATTTGCCTCATGAACCTTTCCTTCTTGGAGGCCAGTATCACTTCCATTTTGCAACATTCTCCCGGACCCAACGGAAGAGACATTCCTCCTCTCGAAAACCCCGAATCACTCCTGCGTGTTCTCGAAAAGCTTTTGACAAACTCACCCGCCGTGCCCAAGTCTGGATCGGGCAAGTCGGAAGGTGTCCGCTGGGCGTGTGGTTTGATCAAGAATTTGGCAAAATCGGAAGAAAACGCCTCGTTGATTGGTCAAACCGACATCCCCAAGTGCGTGGTCGAGAATGTTCGATCGACCACTGCACCTCCTTCGCGATGGACATCGAACAGCTTGGAAGATTTCTCGCTCTTTGTCATTCTCAACTTGGCGCAATGGCCCATCTCGCGTGACTCTCTCATCAAGGCGGGGGCTGTCGACGTCATCAAGCCAATCATGTCCGAAGGCGATCTACAGGGACTGAAGGCGACCATGGCTTGTGGCTTTCTCGACGCGAACTGGGACGCGTTCCCGGAGGGTGGAAACCCCGCAGCCAAGTCTGTTTCCGAGCTCATGACCAATATTATCGAGAAAAAGGGCAAAGACGGCCAGTACGCCTACGGTGTCTTCAAGCTCTATACCGCCACCAAGGCGTACCGCGATCTAGGTCGTGCCGCCGCCAGGACTGGACAAGCCGAATCGACGACCAAAGTTCTGGCCTTTCCGTCGGCTGTAGCATTGTGCTTTCAGATTATTTCCGATCTGGTCATTTCTTCGACCGATGATGCCGAGGGTGGTTCCAAGTATGTCCCGGATGCCGCCTCTGCCGAATACGCCGTCGGTGCCATCGAAGCCATGCTCCCGGCAATTCTTCAGGCAGCAAATCCCGCACGCAAATCGGTTCAATCGGAAAAGGCCACCGCCGAAATCAGTCAGATGCTTCACACGTACGCGGATGTCAGCGGTACCAGCGACGAGGCCAAGACATGCGCCAAGAATGCCGCCGCCAAGATCCGCGAAGCCGGAAGCTCAGCCAGGCCCATTCTCGAAATTTCGCACGATCTCTGGACGCAATACCGCAAACGTGAAGGACAACCGCTCGACCAATTCATCTCGAGTGAAAAGGGTATTGAGGCGGATATCAACGGGCCTCTGGACTTTTTGCCCTGCAACAACCCCGACAGCTCGTGCACTATTCTTTAA
- a CDS encoding predicted protein, which produces MAKAQKNSSSRSRLTENPVFSDLLGSEIRMSKARAWCEPIESKTLYLSGDERYEVWTIKAAERPHLLDVCSTDSNHQQENTNEDAADMNEILALTDGCDVSGWRKEKFVRTNAEVLSAFNVGSGCVLLRRETQLPIVLSSIASSAWDSLRDRLFQEPCTTASRQLYSSNRALHPWFERENVPVILDGCPAIDKWAAMKSCRFDNLVQRYGDLEWRFSDTHGETITLKTYQKYLRSIEGSTDDAPLAVYDSQFGGDDRSSLLDDYTVPSCFDSDLFASAIPNEDDRPPFRWLLIGPARSGTGLHIDPVGTHAWVTLIEGCKRWILFPAGTDPEAIHMRDPQIPSAIWFRDFYDQAMRDHADAVEVLQRPGETVFVPAGWPHLVLNLELSVAITHNFATEYPSLFLLNKAIAQAEPELAGRFEIALKSSRPDLFSI; this is translated from the coding sequence ATGGCGAAGGCCCAAAAAAACTCCTCCTCCCGAAGCCGACTGACGGAGAATCCAGTGTTCTCGGACCTCCTTGGCAGTGAGATACGCATGTCGAAGGCGAGGGCTTGGTGCGAGCCAATAGAATCAAAGACGCTCTATCTTTCGGGAGACGAGCGTTACGAGGTGTGGACCATCAAGGCAGCGGAACGACCGCATCTTCTGGATGTCTGCTCCACAGATTCCAATCATCAGCAAGAGAACACGAACGAGGATGCTGCCGACATGAACGAGATTCTGGCTCTGACAGACGGCTGCGATGTTTCGGGTTGGCGaaaggaaaagtttgtccGGACAAACGCAGAGGTGTTGTCGGCTTTCAACGTGGGTTCCGGGTGTGTTTTGCTCAGACGTGAAACTCAGTTGCCGATTGTCCTATCGTCCATCGCCTCCTCGGCTTGGGACTCGCTTCGCGACCGTCTTTTTCAGGAACCTTGCACGACAGCATCCCGTCAATTGTACTCCTCTAATAGAGCGCTCCATCCTTGGTTTGAACGAGAGAACGTCCCAGTAATTCTCGATGGCTGTCCCGCTATCGATAAATGGGCCGCCATGAAATCGTGTCGCTTCGACAACCTTGTGCAGCGATACGGAGATCTGGAATGGCGATTTTCCGACACGCATGGGGAGACCATAACTCTGAAGACCTATCAAAAGTACCTGCGCTCAATAGAAGGTTCCACAGACGATGCACCGCTGGCCGTATACGACTCGCAATTCGGTGGCGATGACCGGTCGTCGCTGCTGGACGATTATACCGTCCCTTCCTGTTTTGACTCAGATTTGTTTGCCTCCGCCATCCCGAACGAGGACGATCGACCACCATTCCGATGGTTGTTGATTGGACCTGCGAGATCGGGAACGGGACTACATATTGATCCAGTAGGAACTCATGCTTGGGTAACACTGATCGAGGGGTGCAAACGGTGGATCCTCTTTCCGGCTGGGACCGATCCAGAAGCGATACACATGAGGGACCCCCAAATTCCTTCGGCTATTTGGTTTCGCGATTTCTATGATCAAGCTATGCGGGATCATGCCGATGCGGTTGAAGTCTTGCAACGACCGGGGGAAACTGTTTTCGTTCCAGCGGGTTGGCCGCATCTTGTCTTGAACCTGGAACTATCTGTGGCAATTACACACAACTTTGCCACGGAATATCCGTCGCTTTTCCTACTAAACAAAGCAATTGCGCAAGCAGAGCCAGAGTTGGCCGGGCGTTTTGAGATCGCACTGAAGAGTTCGAGACCggatttgttttccatt